One Solanum pennellii chromosome 10, SPENNV200 genomic region harbors:
- the LOC107002049 gene encoding dirigent protein 23-like, with protein sequence MTAKSPTFFGYVAMADDPLTAGSEPNSTIVGRAQGTYGSTDQNEIGILMTLNFVFTTCEYNDSTLSVLGWISVFHQYREMPIVDDSGVFRLAQGIATAKTYWFNMINRDAIVEYNVIVLHYNI encoded by the coding sequence ATGACTGCCAAATCCCCAACTTTCTTTGGGTATGTTGCAATGGCGGACGACCCACTAACAGCTGGATCAGAGCCCAATTCAACAATAGTGGGTCGAGCCCAAGGGACATATGGTTCAACTGATCAAAATGAGATTGGCATTCTCATGACTCTCAACTTTGTGTTTACAACTTGCGAGTACAATGATAGCACACTAAGTGTACTTGGTTGGATTTCTGTATTTCATCAATATCGTGAGATGCCAATTGTTGATGATTCTGGAGTTTTTCGGTTGGCTCAGGGAATTGCCACGGCGAAGACGTATTGGTTCAATATGATCAATAGGGATGCTATTGTTGAGTATAATGTTATAGTCCtacattataatatttaa
- the LOC107001680 gene encoding dirigent protein 21-like: protein MRCNVKYRDPFTIVFHLIANMTLFLLLLSTLASNDSHLYYQIILFLIKSPFPLSINIYSQYINFEEIKNMAKLNTILLYCSIAIVILSSIPLAHCKIAQGPKAVENWFQKISHSKPKITKLHFYFHDIVAGKNPTSIPIAQANSTSHSPTAFGTLAILDDRLTTGPENNSTTIGRAQGIVGAASLEEFSLLMSLNFVFTHGKYNGSTLSLLGRNTVLNEYREMPIVGGSGVFRLARGVATAKTHTLSKNGDAIVEYNVVILHY, encoded by the exons atgagatgcaatgtcaaatatcgTGATccat TCACTATAGTGTTTCATTTGATTGCAAATATGacccttttccttcttcttctt tcaacATTGGCGTCCAACGACTCCCACCTATATTAtcaaattattctttttcttataaAGTCACCCTTCCCtctttctataaatatttactcacaatacattaattttgaagaaataaaaaacatgGCAAAGCTAAACACAATTTTATTGTATTGCTCTATTGCTATTGTCATATTATCATCAATTCCGTTAGCTCATTGTAAGATTGCACAAGGTCCTAAAGCAGTTGAAAATTGGTTCCAAAAAATTTCCCATTCAAAACCAAAAATAACCAAACTTCATTTCTATTTTCACGACATAGTTGCTGGTAAAAATCCAACGTCAATACCAATTGCCCAGGCTAATTCTACGTCTCATTCGCCTACGGCATTTGGGACGCTAGCAATATTAGACGATCGATTAACAACGGGACCAGAAAATAATTCAACGACTATTGGTCGAGCTCAAGGAATTGTTGGTGCAGCTTCTCTTGAAGAATTTAGTTTGTTGATGagtttgaattttgtgtttaCTCATGGGAAATATAATGGTAGTACACTTAGTCTACTTGGACGTAACACTGTTTTGAATGAATATCGTGAGATGCCTATCGTTGGTGGTTCTGGTGTTTTTAGGCTAGCTCGTGGTGTTGCAACCGCAAAAACACATACTTTAAGTAAGAATGGTGATGCTATTGTTGAATATAACGTCGTAATTTTGCATTATTGA